One region of Gorilla gorilla gorilla isolate KB3781 chromosome 15, NHGRI_mGorGor1-v2.1_pri, whole genome shotgun sequence genomic DNA includes:
- the OR4K13 gene encoding olfactory receptor 4K13, producing the protein MERANHSVVSEFILLGLSKSQNLQILFFLGFSVVFVGIALGNLLILVTVTFDSHLHTPMYFLLSNLSCIDMILASFATPKMIVDFLRERKTISWWGCYSQMFFMHLLGGSEMMLLVAMAIDRYVAICKPLHYMTIMSPRVLTGLLLSSYAVGFVHSSSQMAFMLNLPFCGPNVIDSFFCDLPLVIKLACKDTYILQLLVIADSGLLSLVCFLLLLVSYGVIIFSVRYRAASRSSKAFSTLSAHITVVTLFFAPCVFIYVWPFSRYSVDKILSVFYTIFTPLLNPIIYTLRNQEVKAAIKKRLCI; encoded by the coding sequence ATGGAAAGAGCAAACCATTCAGTGGTATCGGAATTTATTTTGTTGGGACTTTCCAAATCTCAAAATCTTCAGATTTTATTCTTCTTGGGATTCTCTGTGGTCTTCGTGGGGATTGCGTTAGGAAACCTGCTCATCTTGGTGACTGTGACCTTTGATTCACACCTTCACACACCAATGTATTTTCTGCTTAGCAACCTCTCCTGCATTGATATGATCCTGGCTTCTTTTGCTACCCCTAAGATGATTGTAGATTTCCTCCGAGAACGTAAGACCATCTCATGGTGGGGATGTTATTCCCAGATGTTCTTTATGCACCTCCTGGGTGGGAGTGAGATGATGTTGCTTGTAGCCATGGCAATAGACAGGTATGTTGCCATATGCAAACCCCTCCATTACATGACCATCATGAGCCCACGGGTGCTCACTGGGCTATTGTTATCCTCCTATGCAGTTGGATTTGTGCACTCATCCAGTCAAATGGCTTTCATGTTGAATTTGCCCTTCTGTGGTCCCAATGTTATAGACAGCTTTTTCTGTGACCTTCCCCTTGTGATTAAACTTGCCTGCAAGGACACCTACATCCTACAGCTCCTGGTTATTGCTGACAGTGGGCTCCTGTCACTGGTCTGCTTCCTCCTCTTGCTTGTCTCCTATGGAGTCATAATATTCTCAGTTAGGTACCGTGCTGCTAGTCGATCATCTAAGGCTTTCTCCACTCTCTCAGCTCACATCACAGTTGTGACTCTGTTCTTTGCTCCGTGTGTCTTTATCTACGTCTGGCCTTTCAGCAGATACTCGGTAGATAAAATTCTTTCTGTGTTTTACACAATTTTCACACCTCTCTTAAATCCTATTATTTATACATTAAGAAATCAAGAGGTAaaagcagccattaaaaaaagactCTGCATATAA